The Mycobacterium riyadhense sequence CAACTGGTCTTTTTAGACCTTGGACCAAGCAGCCGGGGTCTGAGCGGGAACATTCCGTCGGTCCTGCGCGACTATAGAGGGGTGTATTGCGAGGTGGCCCGCGAAGCGCTCTCGGCTCGACTCGACGGCGAGCGAGAGCCGGTACCCGCGGCACGCGTCGATGAGCACCTCGATGAGTGCGCCGCCTGCCGCACTTGGTTCGATCAGGCGGCTAGCCAAGCTCGCGATCTGCGTCGGTTGGTCCAGTCCCGCCCCGTTATTGCGCCTCTTGGCCCCCTCACGGTCAAGCGAGTGCCGCCGCGGCGAGGCCTACGGATAACGTGGCAGCGTTGGGCACTGCTGTGCGTGGGCATCGCACAAATCGCGCTGGCGACGGTGCAGGGGTTTGGCCTCAGCGTCGGGCTGACACAGCATCACGCAATGAGTTCTGGCAACCACCTGCTCAACGAATCCACATCCTGGTCGATTGCACTCGGTGCGGTCATGGTGGGTGCGGCCTTGTGGCCGGGTGCCGCGGCGGGCCTTGCGGGTGTCTTGACGGTCTTTGTCGGTGTCCTGACGGTCTATGTTGTCGTGGATGCAACGTCCGGGTCCGTCACGATCACGCGGATGTTGACCCACGTCCCGGTGGTAATCGGCGCGCTCCTTGCAATCCTGGTGTGGCGCAGCAGCGCCGCGCCGCGACCGGCGCCGGACGGGGTCGTGGCCGAGCCCGATATCGTCTTGCCTCAGAACGCATCCCGTGGCCGACGGCGCGGCCATCTGTGGCCCACCGACGGGTCGGCGGCCTAGCCATAGCTGCTGCCAAAGTTCCGCAACCGCAGGCTGTTTGAGACGACAAAGAACGACGAGAACGCCATAGCCGCACCGGCTACCACGGGATTGAGCAGTCCGGCCGCGGCAATGGGTACAGCGGCAATGTTATAGCCGAACGCCCAGACCATGTTCATCCTGATGGTGCGCATCGTAGCGGCGGCCAAGTCAAGCGCCAGCGGCACGACGTCGAGATTGTCGCGGACCAAAATGATGTCGGCGGCGCTAATCGCGACGTCGGTGCCGCGCCCGATGGCCATGCCCAGGTCGGCGCATGCAAGCGCCGGCCCATCGTTGATGCCGTCGCCGACCATGGCGACCACCCGGCCGCGATCCCGCAGCTGCTCTATGACCTCAACCTTGCCTTCGGGCAAGATGTCGGCGATTACCTCATCGATACCGACGTGAGCGCCCACGGCGGCCGCCGATGCTGGATTGTCGCCGGTCAACAGCACAGTGCGAAAGCCGCGATCGTGTAGTGCCGCGACCGCATCGGCCGCCGAGTCCTTGACCGCGTCAGCCACCGCGATGACCCCGCACAGTTCACCGTCGACCTCGACGAACATCGTTGTCTCACCCCGTGATTCGGCATCGCGCCGAGCCGCGACCAGCGGTGCCGGGGTGCCCGTGGAAGCGATCCATGACGGCTTACCCACCCGCACCACACGTCCGGCCACGGTGCCGCAGACTCCGCGGCCGGCGACCGCGCGGAAGTCGACGACGGGTTCTCGATGGGCTGTCGAGACCGGGATGGCTGCAGCGATTGCCAGCGCGACGGCGTGCTCGGAGGCCGCTTCCACAGTCGCGGCCAATTCGAGCACCTGGTCGACATGCCAGCCCGGCGCGGCCACCACCGAGCTAACCGTCAACTGGCCGGTCGTCAAGGTGCCGGTCTTGTCGAACACGACGGTGTCGACGGCGCGGGTGGCTTCCAGCGACGTATAACCCTTGAGAAATATTCCGAGCTGGGCGCCGCGACCGGACGCCACCATCATGGCAGTCGGGGTCGCCAGTCCCAGTGCGCACGGACAGGCGATGACGAGTACGGCGAGCCCGGCC is a genomic window containing:
- a CDS encoding zf-HC2 domain-containing protein, which encodes MYCEVAREALSARLDGEREPVPAARVDEHLDECAACRTWFDQAASQARDLRRLVQSRPVIAPLGPLTVKRVPPRRGLRITWQRWALLCVGIAQIALATVQGFGLSVGLTQHHAMSSGNHLLNESTSWSIALGAVMVGAALWPGAAAGLAGVLTVFVGVLTVYVVVDATSGSVTITRMLTHVPVVIGALLAILVWRSSAAPRPAPDGVVAEPDIVLPQNASRGRRRGHLWPTDGSAA